One genomic region from Chlamydia poikilotherma encodes:
- the grgA gene encoding GrgA family transcription factor, translating into MYFTRDPVIETVITSREGYKLSVRNTKHLSQDPFVVEAVEVISLGNTCFFRNCDHSKPFIVPAGDYEVMEIRDTKINLKAVGLDRGIKIAGGREALIKLPKAAPVAVVEESSSETVVAVESSSSETSTTSASSHSTTKKEKKERKGDKWKEKKKQGRKKTNKEVSEVAGSSQEIIDAVTEELWEESQESKLSEQKKFSLLPPPAKLISEIISQAVSDPTVTSADLDESLQALVTESSEVINALLSGDQTIIFPEEEMGVAPACEQPLPSSFPAEDE; encoded by the coding sequence GTGTATTTTACAAGAGATCCAGTCATTGAAACTGTAATTACGTCGAGGGAAGGATACAAGTTATCAGTTCGTAATACTAAGCATCTTTCTCAGGATCCTTTTGTTGTTGAAGCAGTTGAAGTGATTTCTTTAGGAAACACCTGTTTTTTTCGTAACTGCGATCATAGTAAACCATTCATTGTTCCCGCAGGCGATTACGAAGTAATGGAAATTCGAGATACTAAGATCAACCTTAAAGCAGTAGGTTTAGATCGTGGTATTAAAATTGCCGGAGGCCGAGAAGCCTTAATTAAATTGCCTAAGGCTGCTCCCGTAGCTGTTGTTGAAGAAAGCTCTTCAGAGACAGTGGTTGCAGTTGAATCTTCATCTTCAGAAACTTCCACTACGTCAGCATCTTCTCATTCTACAACTAAAAAAGAGAAAAAAGAACGCAAAGGGGATAAATGGAAAGAGAAGAAAAAGCAAGGCCGCAAGAAAACTAATAAAGAGGTTTCTGAAGTGGCGGGATCTTCTCAAGAAATTATCGATGCTGTTACTGAAGAACTTTGGGAGGAATCCCAAGAAAGTAAATTAAGTGAGCAAAAGAAATTTTCTCTATTACCTCCTCCTGCGAAATTAATTTCTGAGATTATTTCTCAAGCTGTTTCGGACCCTACAGTGACTTCAGCTGATTTAGATGAATCTTTACAGGCTTTAGTAACTGAAAGTTCTGAAGTGATTAATGCTTTATTATCGGGTGATCAGACAATTATTTTCCCTGAAGAAGAAATGGGGGTTGCTCCAGCTTGTGAACAGCCTTTACCATCTTCTTTCCCAGCAGAGGATGAGTAG
- the secY gene encoding preprotein translocase subunit SecY — protein MTTLRQIFSIAELRQKLFFTFALLAACRVGVFIPVPGINGERAVAYFKQLLGSSQNLFQLADIFSGGAFAQMTVIALGVVPYISASIIVQLLLVFMPSIQREMRESPDQGKRKIGRLTRLFTVGLAFIQSLLFAKFALKMNMSIPGIVLPTLLSSKLFGAPWIFYTTTVIVMTTGTLLLMWIGEQISDKGIGNGVSLIISLGILASFPSVLGSIVSKLNLGSQDPSQLGLFSLLLLCFIFIFVLVTTILIIEGVRKIPVQYARRVIGRREIPGGGSYLPLKVNYAGVIPVIFASSLLMFPATIGQFMSSDSSWLKRIAMMLSPGSWVYSSCYVLLIIFFTYFWTATQFHPEQIASEMKKNNAFIPGIRQGKPTQTYLEYTMNRVTLLGAVFLAVIAILPSILGRVLHVDANVSYFLGGTAMLIVVGVVLDTMKQVDAFLLMRRYDSFLKKDRSKGRH, from the coding sequence ATGACAACCTTACGACAGATATTTTCCATTGCTGAGTTAAGACAAAAGTTATTTTTTACTTTTGCTTTGCTTGCGGCCTGCCGAGTTGGTGTGTTCATTCCTGTCCCAGGAATTAACGGAGAACGCGCCGTAGCTTACTTTAAACAATTGCTAGGTTCCAGTCAGAATTTATTTCAATTAGCTGATATTTTTTCTGGGGGAGCTTTTGCACAAATGACAGTTATTGCGTTAGGTGTGGTTCCGTATATTTCCGCATCTATCATAGTCCAACTTCTTTTAGTATTTATGCCCTCAATACAAAGGGAAATGCGTGAGAGCCCCGATCAGGGCAAAAGGAAGATTGGTAGATTAACCCGTCTATTTACAGTTGGCTTAGCATTTATTCAATCATTACTTTTCGCCAAGTTTGCTTTAAAAATGAATATGTCTATTCCAGGCATTGTTCTTCCAACTTTGTTGTCATCCAAGCTATTTGGAGCTCCTTGGATATTCTACACAACAACAGTTATTGTTATGACAACAGGAACATTACTGCTCATGTGGATAGGTGAACAGATTTCTGATAAAGGTATTGGTAACGGTGTTAGCTTGATTATCAGTCTCGGGATTTTAGCTTCTTTTCCTTCTGTTTTGGGATCAATAGTAAGTAAGCTAAATCTTGGTTCTCAAGATCCTTCTCAACTAGGTTTGTTCTCACTGCTTTTATTATGTTTTATTTTTATATTTGTTCTTGTCACAACAATATTGATTATTGAAGGTGTGAGAAAAATTCCCGTGCAATATGCACGTAGGGTAATTGGTAGGAGAGAAATCCCTGGAGGAGGATCCTATTTGCCGCTGAAGGTAAACTATGCGGGCGTTATACCTGTTATTTTCGCTTCGTCCTTGCTAATGTTTCCTGCGACTATAGGGCAATTCATGTCTTCGGATTCTTCATGGCTTAAACGAATTGCTATGATGTTATCCCCAGGTAGTTGGGTATATTCCTCATGTTATGTTTTGCTTATAATATTCTTTACTTATTTTTGGACAGCAACCCAGTTTCATCCGGAACAAATTGCTTCTGAAATGAAAAAGAATAACGCTTTTATTCCTGGAATTCGACAAGGAAAGCCTACACAAACATATTTAGAATACACCATGAACCGTGTTACTTTATTAGGAGCGGTTTTTTTAGCTGTTATCGCTATTTTACCATCTATTTTAGGACGTGTTCTTCATGTAGATGCTAATGTAAGTTATTTTTTAGGCGGCACTGCAATGTTGATTGTAGTTGGTGTGGTTTTAGATACGATGAAACAAGTAGATGCCTTTTTGCTTATGCGTCGGTACGATAGTTTTTTGAAAAAAGATCGTTCCAAAGGAAGGCATTGA
- the rpsH gene encoding 30S ribosomal protein S8, translated as MGMTSDTIADLLTRIRNALKAEHLYVDLEHSKMREAIVKILKQHGFLAHYLVKEESRKRTMRIFLQYSNDRRPVISQLKRVSKPSRRVYVPAAKIPYVFGNMGISVLSTSQGVLDGSTARAKNIGGELLCLVW; from the coding sequence ATGGGCATGACAAGTGATACTATAGCCGATTTATTAACTCGAATCCGAAATGCTTTGAAGGCAGAGCATTTATATGTGGATTTAGAGCACAGCAAGATGCGTGAAGCGATTGTAAAAATCCTGAAGCAACATGGGTTTTTAGCTCATTATTTAGTGAAGGAAGAGAGTCGCAAACGTACCATGCGTATCTTTTTACAATATAGTAATGACCGCAGGCCTGTGATAAGCCAATTAAAGCGAGTTTCTAAACCTTCTAGAAGGGTTTATGTTCCTGCAGCAAAGATCCCTTATGTTTTCGGAAATATGGGTATTTCTGTTCTTTCAACATCTCAAGGGGTGTTAGATGGATCGACAGCTAGGGCTAAAAATATTGGTGGCGAACTACTCTGTTTAGTTTGGTAA
- the rplE gene encoding 50S ribosomal protein L5 gives MSRLKKLYTEEIRKSLQEKFGYGNTMQIPVLKKIVISMGLAEAAKDKNLFQAHLEELSMISGQKPLVTKARNSIAGFKLREGQGIGAKVTLRGQRMYDFMDRFCNIISPRIRDFRGFSSKGDGRGCYSLGLDDQQIFPEVDLDRVKRTQGMNITWVTTAQTDVECTTLLELMGLRFKKTQ, from the coding sequence ATGAGCAGGTTAAAAAAACTATATACTGAAGAGATCCGAAAGTCCCTCCAAGAAAAGTTTGGGTATGGAAATACCATGCAAATTCCTGTTCTTAAAAAAATTGTTATAAGTATGGGTCTTGCTGAAGCAGCTAAAGATAAAAATCTTTTCCAGGCTCATTTAGAAGAACTTTCTATGATTTCCGGACAAAAACCTTTGGTTACAAAGGCTAGAAACTCCATCGCTGGTTTCAAACTTCGTGAAGGACAAGGCATTGGTGCTAAAGTAACTTTGCGTGGTCAGCGTATGTACGATTTTATGGATCGTTTTTGCAACATAATCTCTCCTAGAATTCGTGACTTCCGTGGTTTCTCGAGTAAAGGAGATGGGCGCGGATGTTATTCATTGGGATTAGATGATCAGCAGATTTTCCCTGAAGTAGATTTAGATCGCGTTAAGAGAACCCAAGGAATGAATATTACTTGGGTAACTACAGCACAAACAGATGTTGAATGCACTACTCTTTTAGAGTTGATGGGTTTGCGCTTTAAGAAGACTCAATAG
- a CDS encoding DNA-directed RNA polymerase subunit alpha produces MSDNSQNLLYDKFELPESVKMMAVEGSGGSIDKQASFVAEPLERGMGHTLGNALRRALLIGLEAPAIISFSMTGVLHEYMAIDGIVEDVTNIVLNLKGALLKKYPFQDSEDGRCTQLLKSTISVDASDLAACGGQKFITLADLLQEGGFESVNPDHLIFTVTQPMQIEIALRVAFGRGYSTSERIILEDKGVNEIILDAAFSPVVLVNYFVEDTRVGQDTDFDRLILHVETDGRVSPKEALAFSTQILTKHFSIFEKMDEKKIVFEEAISIEKENKDDILHKLVLGINEIELSVRSTNCLSNANIETIGELVIMPEPRLLQFRNFGKKSLCEIKNKLKEMKLELGMDLSQFGVGLDNVKEKMKGYAEKIRSKNVKG; encoded by the coding sequence ATGTCGGATAATTCACAAAATTTACTTTATGATAAATTTGAATTGCCAGAGTCAGTCAAAATGATGGCTGTAGAAGGTAGCGGGGGATCGATTGATAAGCAGGCGAGTTTTGTCGCAGAGCCTCTGGAAAGGGGTATGGGCCATACCTTAGGTAATGCTTTAAGAAGGGCATTGCTAATTGGTTTAGAGGCTCCTGCAATTATTTCTTTTTCTATGACTGGCGTACTTCATGAGTACATGGCAATAGATGGAATCGTAGAAGATGTAACAAATATCGTCTTGAATTTGAAAGGGGCTTTGCTTAAGAAATATCCTTTCCAAGATAGCGAAGACGGTCGTTGCACTCAATTGTTAAAGTCTACTATTTCTGTAGATGCCTCTGATCTGGCTGCTTGTGGTGGTCAAAAATTTATAACGTTAGCTGATTTGTTACAAGAAGGCGGGTTTGAGTCTGTTAATCCAGATCATTTAATTTTTACTGTAACACAGCCCATGCAAATTGAAATTGCCTTAAGAGTGGCTTTTGGAAGAGGATATTCTACATCTGAGAGAATCATTCTCGAAGATAAGGGTGTGAATGAGATTATTTTAGACGCAGCCTTCTCGCCCGTAGTTTTGGTTAATTATTTTGTAGAAGATACTCGTGTCGGTCAAGATACAGATTTCGATCGCTTAATTTTGCATGTAGAAACAGATGGTAGAGTATCTCCTAAAGAAGCATTAGCTTTCTCTACACAGATTTTAACTAAGCATTTCTCTATTTTTGAAAAAATGGATGAGAAGAAAATAGTCTTTGAAGAAGCTATTTCCATTGAGAAAGAGAATAAAGACGATATTCTTCATAAATTAGTTTTAGGTATTAATGAGATTGAATTGTCTGTAAGATCTACGAACTGTTTATCTAATGCAAACATTGAAACCATTGGTGAACTGGTAATTATGCCAGAGCCCCGCCTGTTGCAATTCAGAAACTTTGGCAAGAAGTCTCTTTGTGAGATTAAGAATAAGTTAAAGGAAATGAAGCTCGAATTGGGAATGGATCTCAGTCAATTTGGCGTTGGTTTAGACAACGTAAAAGAAAAAATGAAGGGTTATGCCGAAAAAATTCGGTCTAAAAACGTCAAGGGATAA
- the gap gene encoding type I glyceraldehyde-3-phosphate dehydrogenase — MKVVINGFGRIGRLVLRQILKRNSPIEVVAVNDLVPGEALTYLFKYDSTHGRFPADVSYDNGYLVVDGRRIQLLDQRDVQKLPWKDLGVDTVIESTGLFTKKEDAAKHLESGAKRVLITAPAKGDVPTFVMGVNENTFDSDKDTIISNASCTTNCLAPLAKVLLDNFGIEEGLMTTVHAATATQSVVDGPSKKDWRGGRGAFQNIVPASTGAAKAVALCLPELKNKLTGMAFRVPVADVSVVDLTVRLQKSTTYEEICKVIKNASETNLRGILGYTDQEVVSSDFIGCEHSSIFDAGAGIALTDRFFKLVAWYDNEIGYATRIVDLLEYVTKNSK; from the coding sequence ATGAAAGTTGTAATTAACGGTTTTGGACGGATTGGAAGATTAGTTTTAAGACAAATTCTAAAAAGAAACTCTCCTATTGAAGTCGTCGCTGTTAATGATCTTGTTCCTGGGGAGGCTTTAACGTATTTATTTAAATACGATTCTACTCATGGGCGCTTCCCAGCAGACGTATCTTATGATAACGGCTATCTTGTTGTTGATGGCCGTAGAATTCAATTATTAGATCAGCGGGATGTCCAGAAGCTTCCTTGGAAAGATCTAGGTGTAGATACTGTTATTGAAAGTACAGGTTTATTTACCAAAAAAGAAGATGCTGCGAAACATCTTGAGTCTGGTGCGAAACGTGTGCTTATTACTGCTCCTGCAAAAGGAGATGTCCCGACATTTGTAATGGGAGTAAATGAGAATACATTCGATTCCGATAAGGATACCATTATTTCTAATGCCTCGTGTACAACAAATTGTCTTGCTCCTTTGGCTAAAGTGTTGCTAGATAATTTTGGTATTGAAGAAGGCTTAATGACCACAGTTCATGCTGCTACAGCCACTCAAAGTGTTGTAGATGGCCCGTCTAAGAAGGATTGGAGAGGTGGTAGAGGAGCTTTTCAAAATATTGTTCCCGCTTCTACAGGAGCTGCGAAGGCTGTTGCCTTGTGCCTCCCAGAATTAAAGAATAAATTAACCGGAATGGCTTTCAGAGTTCCTGTTGCTGATGTTTCTGTCGTTGACCTTACTGTAAGATTACAGAAGTCAACAACGTATGAAGAGATATGTAAAGTTATTAAAAATGCTTCAGAAACTAATTTGCGTGGGATTCTAGGTTATACGGATCAAGAAGTAGTTTCTTCTGATTTTATAGGATGTGAACATTCTTCTATATTTGATGCTGGTGCAGGGATAGCGTTAACCGATCGTTTTTTCAAACTAGTTGCCTGGTATGATAATGAGATAGGGTATGCAACTCGCATAGTTGATTTATTAGAGTATGTAACAAAGAACTCTAAATAA
- the rpsK gene encoding 30S ribosomal protein S11, with the protein MVKHQTQKKGVKRKQLKNIPSGVVHVKATFNNTIVSITDPAGNTISWASAGKVGYSGSRKSSAFAATVAAQDAAKNAMNSGLKEVEVCLKGTGAGRESAVRALIAAGLVVSVIRDETPVPHNGCRPRKRRRV; encoded by the coding sequence TTGGTTAAACATCAAACGCAGAAAAAAGGCGTAAAAAGAAAACAATTAAAGAATATTCCTTCAGGCGTTGTTCATGTTAAGGCTACCTTCAACAATACGATTGTGTCTATAACAGATCCTGCAGGGAATACTATCTCTTGGGCTTCAGCTGGAAAAGTTGGATATTCTGGATCTCGTAAGTCATCTGCTTTTGCTGCAACGGTGGCTGCACAAGACGCTGCAAAAAATGCTATGAATTCTGGCCTTAAAGAAGTCGAAGTATGTTTAAAAGGCACCGGAGCTGGTAGGGAATCTGCAGTTCGCGCTCTCATAGCCGCTGGTTTAGTTGTTTCTGTCATCCGTGACGAAACTCCTGTTCCTCATAATGGTTGTCGACCAAGAAAAAGGCGCAGAGTGTAG
- the rplF gene encoding 50S ribosomal protein L6 gives MSRKARDPIVLPQGVEVSIQNNEILVKGPKGSLKQVLAPEVVIDIKDKEVFVHAAPGVIDRPSRMQGLFWALISNMVQGVSTGFEKRLEMIGVGFRAAVQGSILDLSIGVSHPTKMPIPAELQVTVEKNTLISVKGINKQLVGEFAASIRAKRRPEPYKGKGIRYENEYVRRKAGKAAKTGKK, from the coding sequence ATGTCTCGTAAAGCTCGAGACCCTATTGTGCTCCCTCAAGGAGTAGAGGTCTCCATTCAAAATAATGAAATCTTAGTAAAAGGTCCTAAGGGCTCTTTAAAACAAGTATTAGCACCAGAAGTGGTTATCGATATCAAAGATAAGGAAGTTTTTGTTCATGCAGCTCCTGGTGTCATTGATAGACCAAGTCGTATGCAAGGTTTGTTTTGGGCTTTAATTTCTAATATGGTTCAAGGAGTCAGCACAGGATTCGAGAAGCGATTGGAAATGATAGGAGTTGGCTTTAGAGCTGCCGTTCAAGGATCTATTTTAGATTTATCTATCGGGGTATCTCATCCTACGAAAATGCCTATTCCTGCGGAGCTTCAGGTTACTGTTGAAAAGAACACTTTAATTTCAGTGAAAGGAATAAATAAGCAGCTAGTTGGAGAATTTGCTGCTAGTATCCGTGCCAAACGTCGTCCTGAGCCCTATAAAGGTAAAGGTATCCGCTATGAGAACGAATATGTTCGTCGTAAGGCTGGGAAAGCGGCAAAAACAGGTAAAAAATAG
- the rpsM gene encoding 30S ribosomal protein S13, whose translation MPRIIGIDIPAKKKLKISLTYIYGIGPARSEEIIAKLQLNPEARAVELTEEEIGRLNSLLQSEYVVEGDLRRRVQSDIKRLISIHAYRGQRHRLSLPVRGQRTKTNSRTRKGKRKTVAGKKK comes from the coding sequence ATGCCACGCATCATTGGAATTGATATTCCTGCGAAGAAAAAATTAAAAATAAGTCTTACATATATTTATGGGATAGGGCCAGCTCGTTCTGAAGAGATTATTGCAAAATTGCAATTGAATCCTGAAGCTAGGGCTGTTGAATTGACGGAAGAAGAAATAGGCCGTCTTAATTCTCTCCTGCAGTCAGAATATGTAGTTGAAGGAGACTTGCGACGTCGTGTGCAGTCAGATATTAAAAGATTGATCTCTATACACGCTTATCGTGGACAAAGACATCGTCTTTCACTGCCTGTAAGAGGACAGAGAACGAAAACAAATTCTCGAACACGTAAAGGCAAACGTAAAACGGTCGCAGGCAAGAAGAAATAA
- the ruvC gene encoding crossover junction endodeoxyribonuclease RuvC, whose product MTQLIMGIDPGTLVSGYAIILVEQRYKIRAHSYGAIRLSSKDSLTQRYKQLFQTLSGVLDDTTPDAVVLETQYVHKNPQSTIKLGMARGVLVLSAALRDIPVFEYAPNVAKRAVVGKGNATKQQVQLMVSKILNIPDVLNSNCEDIADAFALAICHAHTSAYTCLGVR is encoded by the coding sequence ATGACGCAATTGATTATGGGGATTGATCCAGGGACACTAGTTTCTGGGTATGCTATTATTCTTGTTGAACAGCGTTATAAGATACGAGCTCATAGTTATGGGGCCATTCGTTTATCTTCCAAAGATTCACTAACACAACGTTATAAACAGCTTTTCCAAACATTATCCGGAGTATTAGATGATACTACTCCTGATGCTGTGGTTCTTGAGACTCAATATGTTCATAAGAATCCTCAAAGTACTATAAAATTGGGTATGGCGCGTGGTGTACTCGTCCTTTCAGCTGCTTTAAGAGACATTCCTGTTTTTGAATATGCTCCAAATGTAGCTAAGAGAGCTGTTGTAGGAAAAGGAAATGCGACTAAACAGCAGGTGCAATTAATGGTTAGTAAGATTTTAAATATTCCTGACGTCTTAAATTCTAATTGTGAGGATATTGCAGATGCGTTTGCATTAGCAATATGTCATGCGCATACTTCTGCCTATACTTGTTTAGGAGTTCGATAA
- the rplQ gene encoding 50S ribosomal protein L17, which produces MQHARKKFRVGRTSAHNRCMLANMLKSLIHQERIETTLPKAKELRRCADKMITLAKKNTLAARRLAVARLMVRYNKLTSKEARQAKAGDLSAYNVDRTIINKLFDELGTRFVSRNGGYTRILKLQNRVGDNARKCIIEFLAN; this is translated from the coding sequence ATGCAACACGCTAGAAAGAAATTTAGAGTTGGTCGTACTTCTGCGCATAATCGTTGTATGTTAGCTAACATGTTAAAGTCTCTAATCCATCAAGAGAGAATCGAAACTACTTTGCCTAAGGCAAAAGAGTTGCGTCGATGTGCGGATAAGATGATTACATTAGCTAAAAAAAATACATTGGCTGCAAGACGTTTAGCTGTTGCTAGGCTAATGGTTAGATACAATAAGTTGACAAGTAAAGAAGCTCGTCAAGCTAAGGCAGGCGATCTATCAGCTTATAACGTAGATCGTACAATAATAAACAAACTATTCGATGAATTGGGTACTCGTTTTGTCTCTAGAAATGGCGGCTATACGCGTATTTTGAAGTTGCAAAATAGAGTTGGTGATAATGCACGAAAGTGTATTATAGAATTTTTAGCTAATTAG
- the rplO gene encoding 50S ribosomal protein L15, with the protein MIKLESLQDPSQRKRRTKLLGRGPGSGHGKTSCRGHKGDGSRSGYKRRFGYEGGGVPLYRRVPTRGFSHKRFDKCVEEITTQRLNVLFNEGEEITLDALKQKRAIDKHAIRVKVIVKGELEKTFIWKDANVVLSQGVRNLIGVA; encoded by the coding sequence ATGATTAAATTAGAATCGTTACAAGATCCTTCACAAAGAAAGAGAAGAACAAAATTATTGGGACGCGGTCCTGGTTCAGGTCATGGCAAAACAAGTTGCCGAGGCCATAAGGGAGATGGAAGCCGTTCTGGTTATAAGCGTCGATTTGGTTATGAAGGAGGCGGAGTTCCTCTTTATAGAAGAGTTCCCACAAGAGGATTTTCTCATAAACGTTTTGATAAATGTGTCGAAGAAATTACTACTCAACGTTTGAATGTTTTATTCAATGAAGGAGAAGAAATTACTTTAGATGCTTTAAAACAAAAAAGAGCAATAGATAAGCACGCGATTAGAGTGAAAGTCATTGTTAAAGGCGAATTAGAGAAAACATTTATCTGGAAGGACGCTAATGTAGTATTGTCTCAAGGAGTCCGAAACCTTATTGGTGTTGCTTAA
- the rplR gene encoding 50S ribosomal protein L18, giving the protein MENSLFKKSEKKVRRALRVRKVLRGSSLKPRLSVVKTNKHIYVQLIDDSIGKTLASVSTMAKSSKASGLIKKNQDVAKTLGTQIAQIGKSLQVDRVVFDRGPFKYHGVIAMVADGAREGGLQF; this is encoded by the coding sequence ATGGAAAATTCGTTATTCAAGAAGTCTGAAAAGAAAGTTCGCAGGGCTTTAAGAGTGCGTAAAGTCTTAAGAGGCTCTTCTTTAAAGCCTCGTTTGTCTGTTGTAAAGACTAACAAGCATATCTATGTACAATTAATTGATGATTCTATTGGCAAAACTTTGGCTTCTGTCTCAACTATGGCGAAATCAAGTAAGGCTTCCGGATTAATTAAAAAAAATCAAGACGTTGCTAAAACGTTAGGAACCCAAATTGCCCAGATAGGGAAAAGTCTTCAGGTGGATCGAGTTGTATTCGATCGTGGTCCTTTCAAATATCATGGAGTTATTGCCATGGTAGCTGATGGTGCTAGAGAAGGCGGATTACAGTTTTAA
- the rpsE gene encoding 30S ribosomal protein S5 has translation MTLSKNSHKEDQLEEKVLVVNRCSKVVKGGRKFSFSALILVGDGKGRLGYGFAKANELTDAIRKGGEAARKNLVTIESLEGDSIPHEVLVDQDGAQLLLKPAKPGTGIVAGSRIRLILEMAGVKNIVAKSLGSNNPMNQVKAAFKALLSLSSRKDVLQRRRVTHD, from the coding sequence ATGACGTTATCAAAGAATTCTCACAAAGAAGATCAGCTAGAGGAGAAAGTTCTTGTTGTCAATCGTTGTTCAAAAGTAGTCAAGGGCGGTCGTAAATTTAGTTTTTCCGCACTTATTTTGGTGGGTGACGGTAAGGGACGCTTGGGCTACGGTTTTGCCAAAGCAAATGAATTAACAGATGCTATTCGCAAAGGTGGAGAAGCTGCGAGAAAGAATCTAGTTACAATTGAATCTTTGGAAGGTGATTCTATTCCTCATGAAGTTCTAGTTGATCAGGACGGAGCTCAATTGCTTTTGAAACCTGCTAAACCAGGAACTGGAATTGTAGCAGGTTCACGTATTCGTTTGATTTTGGAAATGGCTGGAGTCAAAAATATTGTTGCCAAGAGTTTAGGCTCAAATAACCCTATGAACCAAGTAAAGGCAGCTTTTAAAGCTCTCTTGAGTCTTTCTAGCAGGAAAGACGTTTTACAAAGGAGAAGAGTGACACATGATTAA